In the Hyphomonadaceae bacterium BL14 genome, one interval contains:
- a CDS encoding helix-turn-helix transcriptional regulator: MTNEIDHHVGKRIRRRRRLLGLTQQQLAVSVGIRFQQVQKYESGANRVSASRLFEIAEALDVPVQYFYEGLSGRGESAVPEGEHIAADILSQKETLDLIRAYYRLNERPRRRLLELARSLDPDSKSDAA; encoded by the coding sequence ATGACTAATGAAATTGATCATCACGTCGGAAAACGAATCCGCCGCCGCCGCCGTCTTCTCGGCCTGACCCAGCAACAGCTGGCTGTTTCGGTCGGGATTCGCTTCCAGCAGGTGCAGAAGTACGAAAGCGGTGCCAATCGCGTCAGCGCCAGCCGTCTGTTCGAGATCGCAGAAGCGCTCGACGTGCCGGTTCAGTATTTCTACGAAGGCCTGTCGGGCCGGGGCGAGAGCGCAGTGCCCGAGGGCGAACACATCGCTGCGGATATCCTGTCGCAGAAAGAAACGCTGGACCTGATCCGGGCCTATTACCGGCTCAATGAGCGCCCGCGCCGCCGCCTGCTCGAGCTGGCGCGCTCGCTGGATCCTGACAGCAAGTCTGACGCCGCCTGA
- a CDS encoding N-formylglutamate amidohydrolase, which produces MSHDPAASGPGPEDGPENSTCTVHAPVRRTSAFVFASPHSGRQYAPEALARAQLPLSVLRQSEDAYVDQLFASVPGHGAPLVEALFPRVFVDVNRAEWELDPDMFDPAPASTRAVSARAAAGLGVIPRAAADGRPLYAGRLALTEAETRLAQCYRPYHAALKAELAAAKAAFGEAFLIDCHSMPAASARGADIVLGDRYGAACSRAFIAAAEAQFRALGFTVVRNRPYAGGYTTEHYGRPARGVHAVQIEINRALYLDERTVTPNAHMPALAAALSRWIEQMDMHTLSAPRAAE; this is translated from the coding sequence ATGTCCCATGATCCTGCCGCGTCCGGTCCCGGCCCAGAAGACGGCCCTGAAAACAGTACGTGCACTGTGCATGCGCCCGTGCGGCGCACGTCCGCCTTTGTCTTCGCCTCCCCCCATTCGGGCCGCCAGTATGCGCCGGAGGCCCTGGCCAGGGCCCAGCTGCCGCTGAGCGTGCTGCGCCAGTCTGAAGACGCCTATGTGGATCAGCTGTTCGCCAGCGTCCCCGGTCATGGCGCCCCTCTGGTCGAGGCGCTGTTCCCGCGTGTCTTCGTGGATGTGAACCGGGCTGAATGGGAGCTCGACCCGGATATGTTCGATCCGGCGCCGGCCAGCACACGCGCGGTCAGCGCCCGCGCCGCGGCCGGGCTGGGTGTGATCCCGCGCGCCGCTGCGGACGGCCGCCCGCTCTATGCCGGACGGCTGGCGCTGACCGAGGCCGAGACGCGTCTGGCACAGTGCTACCGTCCCTATCACGCGGCGCTGAAGGCCGAGCTGGCTGCGGCGAAAGCCGCATTCGGCGAGGCGTTCCTGATCGATTGCCACTCCATGCCCGCCGCCAGTGCGCGCGGGGCCGATATCGTGCTGGGCGACCGCTATGGCGCAGCGTGCTCGCGCGCCTTCATCGCGGCAGCCGAAGCGCAGTTCCGTGCGCTCGGCTTCACCGTGGTGCGCAACCGGCCCTATGCCGGGGGTTATACAACCGAGCATTACGGCCGCCCGGCCCGCGGCGTCCACGCCGTACAGATCGAGATCAACCGCGCCCTCTACCTGGATGAGCGCACCGTGACCCCGAACGCTCACATGCCCGCGCTGGCCGCCGCCCTGTCCCGCTGGATTGAGCAGATGGATATGCATACCCTCTCTGCTCCACGGGCGGCCGAGTGA
- a CDS encoding NifU family protein, which produces MEVIDTRVRPAVARDGGDIVFHAYDADSGVVQLHMRGACAGCPSSAMTLKHGIENLLKHYVPEVTGVEAVV; this is translated from the coding sequence ATGGAGGTGATCGACACCCGCGTGCGCCCGGCCGTGGCCCGCGATGGCGGTGATATCGTGTTTCACGCCTACGACGCTGACAGCGGCGTGGTGCAGCTGCACATGCGCGGCGCCTGCGCCGGCTGCCCGTCCTCGGCCATGACGCTGAAGCACGGCATCGAGAACCTGCTCAAGCACTACGTGCCTGAAGTGACCGGCGTGGAGGCGGTGGTTTAA
- a CDS encoding histidinol-phosphatase, giving the protein MPPARPDLKDELVFLETLADAARPLALRHFRTGIMSESKSAGPDAEYDPVTAADREVEARLRALIAQHRPGDGVLGEEQAATPSATGRTFIIDPIDGTRAFIAGLPTWCVLIAVSGPGGPVASVIDQPFTGERFLGLTGQTAWLDRGLGRQPIRTRGRAVSRIEDAIISTTDPGLFGGAEAGAFAALASRARVRRFGLDAYGYAALALGGIDLVVESGLKAWDVAALIPVVTGAGGVMTDWRGGACHEGGQVVAAANAELHALALEHLSPAAA; this is encoded by the coding sequence GTGCCGCCGGCCCGGCCGGACCTGAAGGACGAGCTGGTGTTTCTGGAGACGCTGGCGGACGCTGCGCGTCCGCTGGCGCTCCGGCATTTCCGTACCGGCATCATGTCTGAATCAAAATCCGCCGGACCGGACGCGGAGTATGATCCCGTCACCGCCGCCGACCGTGAGGTCGAGGCGCGCCTGCGCGCCCTGATCGCGCAGCACCGCCCCGGAGACGGTGTGCTGGGCGAGGAGCAGGCGGCCACGCCCTCTGCGACAGGCCGCACCTTCATCATTGATCCCATAGACGGCACCCGCGCTTTCATCGCCGGCCTGCCCACCTGGTGCGTGCTGATCGCGGTCAGCGGGCCCGGCGGTCCCGTGGCCAGCGTGATCGACCAGCCGTTTACCGGCGAGCGGTTTCTCGGTCTGACCGGCCAGACGGCCTGGCTGGATCGCGGGCTTGGCCGTCAGCCCATCCGCACCCGCGGACGGGCCGTCAGCCGGATTGAAGACGCCATTATCTCCACAACCGATCCGGGCCTGTTCGGCGGGGCTGAAGCGGGCGCATTCGCCGCCCTGGCGTCCCGGGCCCGCGTGCGCCGCTTTGGGCTGGACGCCTATGGCTATGCCGCGCTGGCGCTGGGCGGGATCGATCTGGTGGTGGAAAGCGGGCTCAAGGCGTGGGACGTCGCGGCGCTGATCCCTGTGGTCACCGGGGCTGGCGGCGTCATGACCGACTGGCGCGGCGGTGCGTGTCATGAGGGCGGGCAGGTGGTGGCGGCAGCGAACGCCGAGCTGCATGCGCTGGCGCTGGAGCATCTCTCACCGGCGGCGGCCTGA
- a CDS encoding PepSY domain-containing protein, which produces MSLFLAFVFITGTLAVFSYELDWMARPAMWVAPTAAEERVSWGAVGEAAAAHAPDAVVLNVYGPLHPASTFDVLMRGEDGPFHIYVHPRTGEVTGTGPWPGIQRFLRNAHRHLMIPVKWGVSLVSLAAVFLAVSLVTSFWVYKKWWRGFFRLPQGRTARAFIGDLHRFGGLWSIWFVVLMVITSLWYFAEQWGGAAPSPNPARPPVAAQMHALADPHAALPAASPGEAVDRAIARLQAARPDYRVQQVYWPRGEDGLFQIQGYSDNAILVRPRANVVWVDPATAGIAGAADPGALSVHTRISEAADPLHFGTFGGYWTKTIWFVFGVILSALAVTGVVIYVLRIAKQDRIPARWITGLVATWRAMGRIRWVALGLTLLPFILAPAVL; this is translated from the coding sequence ATGTCGCTGTTTCTGGCGTTCGTGTTCATCACCGGCACGCTGGCGGTGTTTTCGTACGAGCTGGACTGGATGGCGCGCCCGGCCATGTGGGTTGCGCCAACTGCGGCGGAGGAGCGGGTCAGCTGGGGCGCGGTGGGCGAGGCCGCGGCGGCGCATGCGCCTGACGCCGTGGTGCTGAACGTCTATGGGCCGCTTCACCCGGCCTCAACCTTTGACGTGCTGATGCGCGGCGAGGACGGGCCGTTTCACATCTATGTCCATCCGCGCACCGGCGAGGTGACCGGGACGGGGCCCTGGCCCGGAATTCAGCGCTTTCTCAGGAACGCCCACCGCCATCTCATGATCCCGGTAAAATGGGGCGTGTCGCTGGTCAGCCTCGCGGCGGTGTTCCTGGCGGTCAGCCTGGTGACCTCCTTCTGGGTCTACAAGAAGTGGTGGCGGGGCTTCTTCCGGCTTCCGCAGGGGCGGACCGCCCGCGCCTTCATTGGCGATCTGCACCGCTTTGGCGGGCTTTGGTCGATCTGGTTTGTCGTGCTGATGGTGATCACCAGCCTGTGGTATTTCGCCGAGCAATGGGGGGGCGCGGCACCGTCTCCCAATCCGGCGCGCCCGCCAGTGGCCGCGCAGATGCACGCGCTGGCTGATCCGCACGCCGCCTTGCCCGCCGCCTCGCCCGGCGAAGCCGTCGACCGCGCGATCGCCCGCCTTCAGGCCGCGCGGCCCGATTACCGGGTGCAACAGGTTTACTGGCCCCGCGGAGAGGACGGCCTGTTCCAAATCCAGGGCTATTCCGACAACGCCATTCTGGTGCGCCCGCGCGCCAATGTCGTCTGGGTGGATCCTGCCACAGCCGGGATCGCCGGCGCCGCCGATCCCGGCGCCCTTAGCGTGCACACGCGCATATCCGAGGCGGCCGATCCTTTGCATTTTGGCACGTTCGGCGGCTACTGGACCAAAACAATCTGGTTCGTGTTCGGCGTTATCCTGAGCGCGTTGGCCGTGACCGGCGTGGTGATCTATGTCTTGCGCATCGCCAAGCAGGATCGCATCCCGGCACGCTGGATCACGGGCCTTGTCGCGACCTGGCGCGCCATGGGCAGGATCCGATGGGTCGCGCTGGGACTGACTTTATTGCCGTTCATTCTCGCCCCGGCCGTCCTGTGA
- a CDS encoding TonB-dependent receptor, giving the protein MGFRIALLVSASLTAGLCGTGAMGQEVAPPAAAQAEDTGDTVIITGRAQALYRVGEIEGGKLPVEPLLSTQTIQVINAQLIEDQGARDAQDLYRNLSGVSVFSYAGVTARGFRQEENFFDGLRGDPYAGFSVPQLFNVQRVEYLKGPSGMLYGPGAPGGLFNYVTKRPGEGDILDTSLVIGTEGRYGTSVEVERRLSDRVSARGGLFFEHMNQPRRNADSTTEIFDAGLSVDLGRGEIVLQATRYDQDLGGNRLRGVPTDNLGNFITDRRWNHNEESDFLRLESNVLQARVDYALTDDLVIDVGLRWNSGEEVQQYHEPRGLFDSNGDGAVDASVREFRDQIRSGESLSFGANAIWSHSFGAVDNRLLAGVDWFTMEIDFLGFSLRGRATPTAGLPTPLSLFDPQYGVTDPSTYALPPRSRYSLTASEQNRAGAYLLNEATLGDFIGVIGVRRDLFEDTNLVTGARFEDEATTLRAGLVYRVREDISLFAQWAESFEPQSIGAQSPLAGGPFDPQKGEIYEAGVRTELMGGRLQSSASIYEITRSNVLQSDPRGDVGGDGVDDFIAFGEVTSEGFEFDVTADITPNWVGTVSYAYNDTRITADNGSGGFSVSVGDRFANAPEHTLGFWTRYQFPELNTAIAFGGDYVDVRQSISGQKVRPYLVFDASLIYETDAWRAVLRADNLFDATYAASGFIDRTGHFPGAPRSIFLELTRRW; this is encoded by the coding sequence ATGGGGTTTCGTATAGCGCTTTTGGTGTCGGCCAGCCTGACGGCCGGTCTGTGCGGGACAGGGGCCATGGGACAGGAGGTTGCGCCGCCCGCAGCAGCGCAAGCCGAAGACACCGGGGATACGGTCATCATCACCGGACGGGCCCAGGCGCTCTATCGCGTTGGCGAGATCGAGGGCGGCAAGCTGCCGGTGGAGCCGCTATTATCGACCCAGACCATCCAGGTCATCAATGCGCAGCTGATCGAGGACCAGGGCGCGCGCGACGCCCAGGACCTGTACCGCAATCTCTCCGGCGTCAGCGTGTTCAGCTATGCCGGCGTGACGGCGCGAGGCTTCCGCCAGGAAGAGAATTTCTTCGACGGTTTGCGCGGGGACCCGTATGCCGGCTTCTCCGTGCCGCAGCTGTTCAACGTGCAGCGCGTTGAATATCTCAAAGGCCCTTCGGGCATGCTGTACGGCCCGGGCGCGCCGGGCGGCCTGTTCAACTACGTCACCAAAAGGCCCGGCGAGGGTGACATCCTCGATACCTCCCTCGTGATCGGGACCGAGGGCCGCTATGGCACCTCCGTCGAGGTCGAGCGCCGCCTGTCTGATCGGGTCTCGGCACGCGGCGGGCTTTTTTTCGAGCACATGAACCAGCCGCGGCGCAACGCCGACAGCACGACCGAGATCTTCGACGCCGGGCTCAGCGTCGATCTCGGCCGCGGTGAGATCGTCCTGCAGGCGACGCGCTATGATCAGGATCTCGGCGGCAACCGCCTGCGCGGCGTGCCCACAGACAATCTTGGTAACTTCATCACTGACCGGCGGTGGAACCATAACGAGGAGAGCGACTTCCTTCGCCTTGAATCCAATGTGCTGCAGGCAAGGGTGGATTACGCGCTCACCGATGATCTGGTGATTGACGTCGGCCTGCGCTGGAATTCGGGCGAAGAGGTGCAGCAATATCACGAGCCGCGCGGCCTGTTCGATTCCAACGGCGACGGCGCAGTCGACGCGTCGGTGCGAGAATTCCGCGACCAGATCCGCAGTGGTGAAAGCCTGTCCTTCGGGGCCAACGCCATCTGGTCGCACAGCTTCGGCGCAGTGGACAACCGGCTTCTGGCTGGCGTGGACTGGTTCACCATGGAAATCGATTTCCTCGGCTTCTCCCTGCGGGGCCGCGCCACACCGACCGCCGGACTCCCCACGCCGCTCTCGTTGTTCGATCCGCAGTACGGTGTGACCGATCCCTCAACTTACGCCCTGCCGCCGCGCAGCCGGTACTCCCTGACCGCCAGCGAACAGAACCGGGCGGGCGCCTACTTGCTGAACGAAGCCACGCTGGGTGACTTCATCGGCGTCATCGGCGTGCGACGCGACCTGTTCGAGGACACCAACCTCGTGACTGGTGCCAGATTCGAGGACGAGGCGACCACGCTGCGCGCAGGCCTGGTCTATCGGGTGCGTGAAGATATCTCGCTGTTCGCCCAGTGGGCGGAAAGCTTCGAGCCGCAGAGCATCGGCGCGCAGAGCCCATTGGCTGGCGGTCCGTTTGATCCGCAAAAAGGCGAGATTTACGAGGCCGGGGTGCGCACCGAACTGATGGGCGGGCGGCTTCAGTCCTCGGCTTCGATCTACGAGATCACGCGCTCAAACGTATTGCAGTCTGATCCGCGCGGCGATGTGGGCGGCGACGGCGTCGATGACTTCATCGCCTTCGGCGAAGTGACCAGCGAAGGGTTCGAATTCGACGTCACGGCCGACATCACCCCGAACTGGGTCGGCACCGTGTCCTACGCGTACAACGACACGCGCATCACCGCCGATAACGGCAGCGGCGGCTTCTCCGTCTCGGTGGGCGACCGGTTCGCCAACGCGCCCGAACACACGCTGGGCTTCTGGACGCGCTATCAATTCCCGGAGCTGAACACGGCCATCGCCTTCGGCGGCGACTATGTGGACGTCCGCCAGTCGATCTCCGGCCAGAAAGTGCGGCCCTATTTGGTCTTCGACGCCTCGCTGATTTACGAAACCGATGCCTGGCGCGCGGTCCTGAGAGCCGACAACCTGTTTGACGCGACCTATGCGGCCTCCGGCTTCATCGACCGGACCGGGCACTTCCCCGGCGCACCGCGGTCGATCTTCCTTGAGCTGACCCGGCGGTGGTAG